Part of the Kamptonema formosum PCC 6407 genome, AAATATAAGATCGGGATGGCTAAAAAGCTGACTGTATAAACATTCTTCCTTCTCTCTTAGATAACTAAAATTTTCTTCCTTCTTCCTTCTTCCTTCTTCCTTCTTCCTTCTACTTAGAACTGTAATTATTAAATAGGATGATATTAATTAAAACAGCCATCGCACTCGGTAGCAACCTGGGAGACTCCCTCGCTACCATTAAATCAGCCATCAAAACTCTGGATAAAACCCCAGGAATTAGCGTAAAATCGTACTCAAGCTGCTATCAAACCGCAGCAGTAGGGCCCCCACAGCCTGATTATATTAACGCCTGTGCAATACTCGAAGTTGAGTTAGAAGCGCAAGAATTACTAGCAACTCTATTGGAAATTGAAGCTAAATTTGGTCGTCAACGCCGCGAAAAATGGGGCCCAAGAACCCTAGACCTCGATTTACTATTATACGATAATCTAATACTAGAAACTCCGCCACTGGTGCTGCCTCACCCTGGGATGATAGAAAGAGCGTTTGTATTAGTACCTTTGGCAGAAATTGCTCCCGATTGGGTGCATCCAGTAACGGGAAGTACGATCGCACAACTGGTAAATAGTGTAGACTGTTCAGAAGTACGAAAATTAATATCGTAGATATTACCCAATACTTGAGGTATTAGTTATGGAAGAATTGCTAATGCTCAAAGACTTACTGTTGCAAGGCGATATTCCAGCGGCATTAGTCATAGTCGATGAACTTGAAGAAATGAGCCGAGACGACAAAATTAATAACATTCGTAGCTATGCCAAGATTCTGCTGCTACACTTAATTAAACAGCAGGCAGAACATCGTACTACGCGCTCTTGGGATATTTCAATTCGCAATAGTGTTCGCGAAATTCAGGAAAAAAATAAGCGTCGTAAAGCAGGGGGGTATTATTTAATGCCAGAAGAATTGCGCTCTATTTTAGAAGTTGCTTACATAATGGCAATTGATGCTGCATCATTGGAAGTAAGAGAAGGACAATATGAGGCGGAAGAATTGGAAGTAATGGTCAACCGAGAAGAAATTATCGATCGAGCCTTGGCTTTAATATCGTAGATATTACCCAATACTTGAGGTACTAATTATGGAAGAATTGCTAATGCTCAAAGACCTACTATTGCAAGGCGATATTCCAGCAGCATTAGTCATAGTCGATGAACTCGAAGAGATGAGCAGAAAAGACATAATTAATAACATTCGTAGCTATGCCAAAATTTTGCTGCTACACTTAATAAAGCAACAAGCTGAAAATCGCACGACTCGCTCTTGGGATCGATCGATTCGTAACTGTACTTGGGAAATTCAAGAACTTAATAAGCGACCAAAAGCAGCAGGTTATTACCTGCCAATACTAGAATTACGCTCAATTCTAGAAGTGACATACTCAAGAGCAATTGATGATGCGTCAGGAGAAGTAAGAGAAGGACAATATGAGCCGGAAGAATTGGCAGCGATGGTTAACCGAGAAGAAATTATCGATCGGGCCTTGGCTTTAATATCACCAGAGAGTTAAAATTAAACAATCACCATTAAAAATTTCCATGAAAATTGTTGAAGAACTACCACAAATTATCAAACAACGGCTATTTTATCAAGGTCGCAAATTTAGCTTTGATGTCAATCGCCTCCGGCTCCCCAATGGTTCCGAAGGCGAATGGGAATGTATTCGCCACCCAGGAGGCGCTTTAGCAGTACCCGTCACCCCTGAAGGCAAACTTGTCTTATTGCGACAATATCGATTTGCAACTCAAGGGAGGATTTTAGAATTCCCAGCAGGTACGATTGAACCTAATGAAGATCCCGCAGAAACTATCAAGCGCGAAATAGAAGAAGAAACGGGATATCGCGCTCATAAATGGCAAAAATTAGGGCAATTTTTTCTCGCTCCTGGTTATTCAGATGAAATTATTTATGCCTTTTTAGCACAAGATTTAGAACTACTGGAAAAACCGCCAGAACAGGATGATGATGAGGATATAGAAGTCGTTTTATTCACGCCTCAAGAATTAGAAGCTGCCATTTTAGCAGGTGAACCCGTCGATGCTAAATCAATTTCTAGCTTTTTCCTGGCTCGCCCATTTTTGAACTAAAAACCTAGAGGTTTTATTAAATATATGCTGCTAGAATTAGCGATTGGCGATGCTTACGGCGCTGGCTTTGAATTTGCTGACCAGCAGATAATTGAATCCTACAATAATCTCAGCAGCTACATACAGCATCCCCGTCACAATATCCAACCGGGATGCTACACAGATGATACCCAGATGAGTTTAGCAATTGCTGAAACTATCGTCGGTAAAGAACCTTGGACACCGGAAGTTTTAGCTAGTAAATTTATTGTCGCTTTTAATCGCGATCGCAGAGTGGGTTATGCCAGTAAATTTTACAATTTTTTACTGGAAGTTCAAGACGGAAAGGATTTCTTAGCCAGAATTTACTCCACTAGCGATAAAAGTGGTGCGGCGATGCGGGCCGCTCCCATTGGCATATTTCCTACTGTAGAAAAAGTGATCGAAGCTACAACCATTCAAGCTGCAATTACTCACAATACTCCAGATGGAATTAATGCAGCTAGAGCCGCAGCTTTAATGTCGCATTACTTTATCTATAGGCTAGGTTCAAAGGTAGATTTAGGAAAGTTTCTGGAAACTCACGTATCTGGTGAATGGTCAAAACCTTGGGAAGGAGAAGTTAAAACAAAAGGTTTAATCTGCGTCCGAGCCGCGATTACTGCGGTCATGCGAAATGATAGCATGAGCGAACTCCTTAAAGATTGTATTGCCTTTTCTGGAGATGTAGATACTGTAGCTGCTATTGCCTTAGCAGCAGGTTCATGCAGCCAAGAAATTGCCCAAGACATTCCCGAACATCTGATAGAAAACTTAGAAAATTTCTCCTATGGTAAAGATTATATTATCGAACTAGAGCGGCAATTGATGAGTTTAGTGGAGCAATAAAGGATGTCTGATTTAATTCTATTTTGGCATCGGCGTGACTTGCGAATTTCTGATAATATCGGATTAGCAGCAGCACGTCATTTAAGTCAAAAAGTAGTTGGGATTTTTTGCCTAGATTTCAATATTTTACAGCGCGATGATGTGGCACCAGCCAGAGTAGCTTACATGATTGGATGCTTGCAGGAACTTCAACGTCGCTATCTCGAAGCTGGCAGTCAATTATTGATACTTCAAGCTGAACCTACCCAAGGAATACCAAAATTAGCAATAGCTTTGCAGGCAAAGGCTGTATTCTGGAATTTAGATGTTGAGCCATATTCAAGAGAGCGCGATGATGCTGTTTCAAACGCACTTAAACAAGCAGGAATTAAGGTTGAAAACTTTTGGGATCAACTACTGCACGCGCCAGATGAAATTCGTACTGGCATGGGTACAAAGTACACAGTTTATACTCCATTTTGGAAAAATTGGGTTAGCAAACCCAAAGCAGAACCTGTTGATACATTGCCGATTATGTCTCTGGAACAGTTAACAGGATTAACCGCAAAAGAACAAGAAATAGCTAAGTTATCTGGTACAATTAGATTGCCAAGTGCGAAAGAATTAGGATTTGTTTGGAATGCTCCTTTAATTATAGAACCAGGGGAAGATGGAGCACAAGAAAAGTTAGATGATTTTTGCGATCGTGCCATCTACGACTATGATAAACAGCGCAACTTTCCGGCGCTTGACGGCACATCTCAACTCAGTGCGGCTCTTAAGTTTGGAGCAATTGGTATCCGTACTGTTTGGCAAGCTACTGTTACAGTTATGGAAAAATGCCATACTGAAGCAGCGCGGATAAATATCCAGACTTGGCAACAGGAACTCGCTTGGCGAGAATTTTATCAACACGCCATGTATAACTTCCCAGAATTAGCTAATGGTGCTTATCGAGAGGCGTTTAAAGACTTTCCTTGGGATAACAATCAAGAACTTTTCCAAGCTTGGTGTGAAGGGAAAACAGGCTATCCAATTATTGATGCTGCTATGCGTCAAATGAATCAAACTGGGTGGATGCACAACCGCTGTCGGATGATAGTTGCTAGTTTCTTGACCAAAGATTTAATTATTAACTGGCAGTGGGGCGAAAAATACTTTATGCAGAACTTAATTGATGGCGACCTTTCTGCTAATAATGGAGGATGGCAGTGGAGTGCATCTAGTGGCATGGACCCGAAGCCCCTGCGAATTTTCAATCCATTTACCCAAGGGCAAAAATTCGATCCAAAAAGTGAATATATCCGGAAATGGGTTCCAGAATTGCGTTGGATAGATACAGCTTCTTTGCTAGCTGGGAAAATCACGCCGATAGAGCGGCGCAGCATTGGCTATCCTGAGCCGATTGTGGATCATAATCAGCAGCAGCGAAGGTTTAAGGAACTTTATAAGCAACAAAAAATAGTTGAGTAAATTCTTGATTTTTGGTGTACAATATGTAAATTCATGCCAACTCGATTGGTAATGCTAGAGATACCAATCCCTAGAATGTTGCAAAAAGTAGAGGAAAAATTTACCTTTGCTGAAGCGATTGCCTCTGAATTAATATCCTGACGTTTTTAATGAGATTTTCTGATTGTGCAGTTAACTGAATCAAATAAACCTGTAATCGCCTTTGTTGCCTTGCTAATCGGCGTATTTGCTATCTCCCTTGCGGCTACTTTTGTTAAGTTTAGCCGTTACGAACTTAGTTCATACGCCATTGCCTCTAATCGCTTACTTATATCGGCGATTGTATTTGGCTTGTGCAATGGTGGTATTACTGCATTTCAGCGTCTTTCTCCTAAAGAAACAGTGGAATCAGAGTTATATACAGCTAAAACTCTGGGGATGTTAGTGATAGCAGGAGTCCTCTGGCTGGCAGCTCTTGCTGCGGTTTTTTGGGCACAATCCCAGACAAGTATTGCAATTGCTACTTTACTTCACAACCTTGCACCTATTTTCACCAGCTTGGGAGCATGGTGGTTTTTAGGCAAGACATTTGAGCGTAAATTTGTATTGGGTATGATGATTGCAATCGTGGGAGTGGGAGCGATTGGATGGCAGGAAATGCAAATTGATGCAATTAGGGTGCAGGGAGATTTTGCGGCTCTTCTATCGGCGGTGTTTTTGTCAGGATATCTGATGATTATGGAACAGATTCGTACTCAGCTATCTCCTGTGACGATGCAAATGTGGATTTGTGGTATTGGGGCGTTTGTAAGTTTACCTGTACTGCTGTTAACTCAAAGTCCGGCTTTTCCTCACTCGTTTAATACTTGGTTGATGATTCTCGCTTTAGCCTGCATTTGTCAAGGTTTAGGGCATGGATTATTAACCTTTAGTCTTGACACTTTATCGTCAGTGGTTGTCGCTTTAGTTCATCTACTCGAACCTGTTTTTGCAGGGATGTTGGCTTGGATTATTTTCTCAGAAAAGCTCGGTTTTTCGAGTTGGATTGGCTTTACGATCGTGCTTTTAGGATTGTATCTAGCGATTATGAGTCAAACAACTAACGATATGTTACAAAGCGAATTGGAAGAACCTGTTCAGAATTAGAGTTTCTTCGTTTTTAGTCATTAAGTGAGATGCACCCATTCCATTCACTTAGGCTTCACAAAGCCCAAGCTACAGAAACTACAGTACAACAAAAGTATTTGCAGTTAAATCGCTTGTAGCAGCCCCTTGAACGATACCTAAATAGTTGGTGCCGAGTTTAATAGCCGTAGCACTGACAGCAGCTCCTCCATTCAGATTCAAGCTTACAGCTTCAAAGGTG contains:
- the folK gene encoding 2-amino-4-hydroxy-6-hydroxymethyldihydropteridine diphosphokinase, giving the protein MILIKTAIALGSNLGDSLATIKSAIKTLDKTPGISVKSYSSCYQTAAVGPPQPDYINACAILEVELEAQELLATLLEIEAKFGRQRREKWGPRTLDLDLLLYDNLILETPPLVLPHPGMIERAFVLVPLAEIAPDWVHPVTGSTIAQLVNSVDCSEVRKLIS
- a CDS encoding DUF29 family protein — translated: MEELLMLKDLLLQGDIPAALVIVDELEEMSRDDKINNIRSYAKILLLHLIKQQAEHRTTRSWDISIRNSVREIQEKNKRRKAGGYYLMPEELRSILEVAYIMAIDAASLEVREGQYEAEELEVMVNREEIIDRALALIS
- a CDS encoding DUF29 family protein, whose protein sequence is MEELLMLKDLLLQGDIPAALVIVDELEEMSRKDIINNIRSYAKILLLHLIKQQAENRTTRSWDRSIRNCTWEIQELNKRPKAAGYYLPILELRSILEVTYSRAIDDASGEVREGQYEPEELAAMVNREEIIDRALALISPES
- a CDS encoding NUDIX hydrolase; protein product: MKIVEELPQIIKQRLFYQGRKFSFDVNRLRLPNGSEGEWECIRHPGGALAVPVTPEGKLVLLRQYRFATQGRILEFPAGTIEPNEDPAETIKREIEEETGYRAHKWQKLGQFFLAPGYSDEIIYAFLAQDLELLEKPPEQDDDEDIEVVLFTPQELEAAILAGEPVDAKSISSFFLARPFLN
- a CDS encoding ADP-ribosylglycohydrolase family protein, with the translated sequence MLLELAIGDAYGAGFEFADQQIIESYNNLSSYIQHPRHNIQPGCYTDDTQMSLAIAETIVGKEPWTPEVLASKFIVAFNRDRRVGYASKFYNFLLEVQDGKDFLARIYSTSDKSGAAMRAAPIGIFPTVEKVIEATTIQAAITHNTPDGINAARAAALMSHYFIYRLGSKVDLGKFLETHVSGEWSKPWEGEVKTKGLICVRAAITAVMRNDSMSELLKDCIAFSGDVDTVAAIALAAGSCSQEIAQDIPEHLIENLENFSYGKDYIIELERQLMSLVEQ
- a CDS encoding FAD-binding domain-containing protein, whose translation is MSDLILFWHRRDLRISDNIGLAAARHLSQKVVGIFCLDFNILQRDDVAPARVAYMIGCLQELQRRYLEAGSQLLILQAEPTQGIPKLAIALQAKAVFWNLDVEPYSRERDDAVSNALKQAGIKVENFWDQLLHAPDEIRTGMGTKYTVYTPFWKNWVSKPKAEPVDTLPIMSLEQLTGLTAKEQEIAKLSGTIRLPSAKELGFVWNAPLIIEPGEDGAQEKLDDFCDRAIYDYDKQRNFPALDGTSQLSAALKFGAIGIRTVWQATVTVMEKCHTEAARINIQTWQQELAWREFYQHAMYNFPELANGAYREAFKDFPWDNNQELFQAWCEGKTGYPIIDAAMRQMNQTGWMHNRCRMIVASFLTKDLIINWQWGEKYFMQNLIDGDLSANNGGWQWSASSGMDPKPLRIFNPFTQGQKFDPKSEYIRKWVPELRWIDTASLLAGKITPIERRSIGYPEPIVDHNQQQRRFKELYKQQKIVE
- a CDS encoding DMT family transporter; translation: MQLTESNKPVIAFVALLIGVFAISLAATFVKFSRYELSSYAIASNRLLISAIVFGLCNGGITAFQRLSPKETVESELYTAKTLGMLVIAGVLWLAALAAVFWAQSQTSIAIATLLHNLAPIFTSLGAWWFLGKTFERKFVLGMMIAIVGVGAIGWQEMQIDAIRVQGDFAALLSAVFLSGYLMIMEQIRTQLSPVTMQMWICGIGAFVSLPVLLLTQSPAFPHSFNTWLMILALACICQGLGHGLLTFSLDTLSSVVVALVHLLEPVFAGMLAWIIFSEKLGFSSWIGFTIVLLGLYLAIMSQTTNDMLQSELEEPVQN